From Glycine max cultivar Williams 82 chromosome 11, Glycine_max_v4.0, whole genome shotgun sequence, the proteins below share one genomic window:
- the LOC100780435 gene encoding probable inactive receptor kinase At4g23740 isoform X2 has translation MELILCFVYLVSLMLFQAQANAISDKQALLDFVEKLAPSRSLNWNASSSPCTSWTGVTCNGDKSRVIAIHLPAFGFHGTIPPNTISRVTGLRTLSLRSNFINGHFPCDFSNLKNLSFLYLQFNNFTGPLPDFSAWRNLSVVNLSNNFFTGTIPLSLSNLTQLTSMNLSNNSLSGEIPLSLQRFPKSAFVGNNVSLQTSSPVAPFSKSAKHSETTVFCVIVAASLIGLAAFVAFIFLCWSRKKKNGDSFARKLQKGDMSPEKVVSRDLDANNKIVFFEGCSYAFDLEDLLRASAEVLGKGTFGAAYKAALEDATTVVVKRLKEVAVGKKDFEQLMEVVGNLKHENVVELKGYYYSKDEKLMVYDYYTQGSLSAFLHGKRGEDRVPLDWDTRMKIALGAARGLACIHCENGGKLVHGNIRSSNIFLNSKQYGCVSDLGLATIMSSVAIPISRAAGYRAPEVTDTRKATQPSDVYSFGVVLLELLTGKSPVYTTGADEIVHLVRWVHSVVREEWTAEVFDLELIRYPNIEEEMVEMLQIAMSCVVRLPDQRPKMLELVKMIESVRQIEIVVNQPSISSENQVESSTQIPLTT, from the exons ATGGAACTTATTTTGTGCTTCGTCTACTTGGTTTCTCTCATGCTCTTCCAAGCACAAGCAAATGCAATCTCTGACAAGCAAGCATTGCTTGATTTCGTGGAAAAGTTGGCTCCTTCAAGATCCCTGAATTGGAACGCAAGCTCTTCCCCATGTACCTCCTGGACCGGTGTAACCTGTAACGGAGACAAGTCACGAGTTATAGCCATTCACTTGCCAGCATTCGGGTTTCACGGAACCATCCCTCCCAACACAATAAGCCGCGTCACGGGGTTGCGAACACTCAGCCTCAGATCCAACTTCATAAATGGTCACTTCCCTTGTGATTTTTCCAATCTCAAAAACCTTTCCTTTCTCTATCTTCAGTTCAACAACTTCACGGGTCCCTTACCTGACTTCTCTGCTTGGAGGAACCTCTCTGTTGTCAACTTGTCCAATAATTTCTTCACCGGCAccattcctctctctctctccaattTGACTCAGCTAACTTCCATGAATCTCTCCAACAACTCCCTCTCCGGGGAAATACCTCTCTCTCTTCAGAGGTTTCCCAAGTCAGCATTCGTTGGAAACAATGTCTCCCTTCAAACCTCCTCTCCTGTAGCTCCATTTTCTAAATCTGCAAAACACAGCGAAACGACCGTGTTTTGTGTTATTGTTGCTGCTTCTCTTATTGGTCTCGCAGCATTTGTTGCATTTATCTTTCTATGCTGGtcgagaaagaagaagaatgggGATTCCTTTGCTCGGAAGTTGCAGAAGGGAGATATGTCTCCGGAAAAAGTAGTGTCGAGGGACCTGGatgcaaataataaaattgttttctttgaggGGTGTAGTTATGCTTTTGACTTGGAGGATTTGTTGAGGGCTTCTGCTGAGGTACTAGGGAAGGGGACGTTTGGTGCTGCGTATAAGGCTGCGCTGGAGGATGCTACCACTGTTGTTGTGAAGAGGTTGAAGGAGGTGGCTGTTGGAAAGAAGGATTTTGAGCAGCTTATGGAGGTTGTTGGGAATCTTAAACATGAGAATGTGGTTGAGCTGAAGGGGTATTACTATTCCAAAGATGAGAAACTCATGGTCTATGATTACTACACTCAGGGGAGTCTCTCGGCTTTCTTGCATG GTAAAAGAGGAGAGGATAGGGTGCCTCTAGATTGGGATACTCGGATGAAAATTGCTTTGGGTGCTGCACGAGGCCTTGCTTGTATACATTGTGAGAATGGTGGGAAACTTGTGCATGGCAATATCAGATCCTCAAATATCTTTCTCAATAGTAAACAGTATGGTTGTGTATCTGATCTTGGCCTGGCAACCATAATGAGTTCAGTTGCCATACCAATCTCGCGAGCCGCTGGTTACAGAGCACCTGAAGTCACAGACACGAGGAAAGCGACACAACCATCTGATGTTTACAGCTTTGGTGTGGTGTTATTAGAGCTTCTCACTGGGAAATCCCCTGTCTACACAACTGGTGCCGATGAGATTGTGCACTTGGTGAGATGGGTTCATTCGGTTGTGAGAGAGGAGTGGACAGCTGAAGTGTTTGACTTGGAGCTGATAAGATATCCCAATATAGAGGAAGAGATGGTGGAAATGTTGCAGATAGCCATGTCATGTGTGGTGAGGCTTCCTGATCAGAGGCCTAAGATgttagaacttgtaaaaatgATAGAAAGTGTCAGGCAGATTGAGATAGTAGTGAATCAGCCATCAATATCATCTGAGAACCAAGTGGAAAGTTCAACACAGATCCCTTTAACCACTTAA
- the LOC100780435 gene encoding probable inactive receptor kinase At4g23740 isoform X1: MELILCFVYLVSLMLFQAQANAISDKQALLDFVEKLAPSRSLNWNASSSPCTSWTGVTCNGDKSRVIAIHLPAFGFHGTIPPNTISRVTGLRTLSLRSNFINGHFPCDFSNLKNLSFLYLQFNNFTGPLPDFSAWRNLSVVNLSNNFFTGTIPLSLSNLTQLTSMNLSNNSLSGEIPLSLQRFPKSAFVGNNVSLQTSSPVAPFSKSAKHSETTVFCVIVAASLIGLAAFVAFIFLCWSRKKKNGDSFARKLQKGDMSPEKVVSRDLDANNKIVFFEGCSYAFDLEDLLRASAEVLGKGTFGAAYKAALEDATTVVVKRLKEVAVGKKDFEQLMEVVGNLKHENVVELKGYYYSKDEKLMVYDYYTQGSLSAFLHVFSGKRGEDRVPLDWDTRMKIALGAARGLACIHCENGGKLVHGNIRSSNIFLNSKQYGCVSDLGLATIMSSVAIPISRAAGYRAPEVTDTRKATQPSDVYSFGVVLLELLTGKSPVYTTGADEIVHLVRWVHSVVREEWTAEVFDLELIRYPNIEEEMVEMLQIAMSCVVRLPDQRPKMLELVKMIESVRQIEIVVNQPSISSENQVESSTQIPLTT; encoded by the exons ATGGAACTTATTTTGTGCTTCGTCTACTTGGTTTCTCTCATGCTCTTCCAAGCACAAGCAAATGCAATCTCTGACAAGCAAGCATTGCTTGATTTCGTGGAAAAGTTGGCTCCTTCAAGATCCCTGAATTGGAACGCAAGCTCTTCCCCATGTACCTCCTGGACCGGTGTAACCTGTAACGGAGACAAGTCACGAGTTATAGCCATTCACTTGCCAGCATTCGGGTTTCACGGAACCATCCCTCCCAACACAATAAGCCGCGTCACGGGGTTGCGAACACTCAGCCTCAGATCCAACTTCATAAATGGTCACTTCCCTTGTGATTTTTCCAATCTCAAAAACCTTTCCTTTCTCTATCTTCAGTTCAACAACTTCACGGGTCCCTTACCTGACTTCTCTGCTTGGAGGAACCTCTCTGTTGTCAACTTGTCCAATAATTTCTTCACCGGCAccattcctctctctctctccaattTGACTCAGCTAACTTCCATGAATCTCTCCAACAACTCCCTCTCCGGGGAAATACCTCTCTCTCTTCAGAGGTTTCCCAAGTCAGCATTCGTTGGAAACAATGTCTCCCTTCAAACCTCCTCTCCTGTAGCTCCATTTTCTAAATCTGCAAAACACAGCGAAACGACCGTGTTTTGTGTTATTGTTGCTGCTTCTCTTATTGGTCTCGCAGCATTTGTTGCATTTATCTTTCTATGCTGGtcgagaaagaagaagaatgggGATTCCTTTGCTCGGAAGTTGCAGAAGGGAGATATGTCTCCGGAAAAAGTAGTGTCGAGGGACCTGGatgcaaataataaaattgttttctttgaggGGTGTAGTTATGCTTTTGACTTGGAGGATTTGTTGAGGGCTTCTGCTGAGGTACTAGGGAAGGGGACGTTTGGTGCTGCGTATAAGGCTGCGCTGGAGGATGCTACCACTGTTGTTGTGAAGAGGTTGAAGGAGGTGGCTGTTGGAAAGAAGGATTTTGAGCAGCTTATGGAGGTTGTTGGGAATCTTAAACATGAGAATGTGGTTGAGCTGAAGGGGTATTACTATTCCAAAGATGAGAAACTCATGGTCTATGATTACTACACTCAGGGGAGTCTCTCGGCTTTCTTGCATG tattttcagGTAAAAGAGGAGAGGATAGGGTGCCTCTAGATTGGGATACTCGGATGAAAATTGCTTTGGGTGCTGCACGAGGCCTTGCTTGTATACATTGTGAGAATGGTGGGAAACTTGTGCATGGCAATATCAGATCCTCAAATATCTTTCTCAATAGTAAACAGTATGGTTGTGTATCTGATCTTGGCCTGGCAACCATAATGAGTTCAGTTGCCATACCAATCTCGCGAGCCGCTGGTTACAGAGCACCTGAAGTCACAGACACGAGGAAAGCGACACAACCATCTGATGTTTACAGCTTTGGTGTGGTGTTATTAGAGCTTCTCACTGGGAAATCCCCTGTCTACACAACTGGTGCCGATGAGATTGTGCACTTGGTGAGATGGGTTCATTCGGTTGTGAGAGAGGAGTGGACAGCTGAAGTGTTTGACTTGGAGCTGATAAGATATCCCAATATAGAGGAAGAGATGGTGGAAATGTTGCAGATAGCCATGTCATGTGTGGTGAGGCTTCCTGATCAGAGGCCTAAGATgttagaacttgtaaaaatgATAGAAAGTGTCAGGCAGATTGAGATAGTAGTGAATCAGCCATCAATATCATCTGAGAACCAAGTGGAAAGTTCAACACAGATCCCTTTAACCACTTAA